A DNA window from Borrelia sp. HM contains the following coding sequences:
- a CDS encoding penicillin-binding protein, whose product MHKNFANNLRLNTILIVSLIITLLTIYKYFMLMSSAKEIPYLPQNTNYISRRGNIYDRNGKIIAFSSKSHSIGTDPNKIKNIVSTSETLGAILKIEPQTLKKKLSLKKGFIYIKRKIKREESELIKRIQSEGRLKDIVLYPDYTRIYPFKELTSNITGFVGTDNIGLTGIELSLNSLLNEDLTKQKSINEKLYTNNIYLTIDIDLQKNINQIAKKYFKENQPENMIAIVMDAKNGEILSMLQLPQYDANHYSNYPKEIWNNFATALTYEPGSINKIFTVAILLESGLLKSNEKFLDNGIYQKKFKSGEIVTIKTLNPPYDYIDPSGILIYSSNVGIAHITDKVSNEYFYNKLIDFGFGEKVGFPFPGETKGLLTHHSKWSGRSKATIGFGQEIGVSAIQILQAASILSNDGIMLKPKIIKEISDEGGNVIQKFQKEELKKVISTHTAKEVLKMMREVVNKGGIPNLKMKNLSISAKSGTSQVIDKNTGKYSEEDYTSSILVIYPTENPKYIIYIVYRYPKKIIYGTRIAAPMAKEIIELIENQNNKNAYNKIKISPKISIPKVTIKHETKEILPNFKGLSKRDLMQILKNYTNIKIEIKGNGFVYKQSHTPNTKLKDINKLEITLK is encoded by the coding sequence ATTTAAGATTAAATACAATTCTCATAGTTTCACTAATAATAACATTATTAACTATTTATAAATATTTTATGCTAATGTCTTCTGCCAAAGAAATACCATATCTTCCTCAAAATACAAATTATATTTCAAGAAGAGGCAATATTTATGACAGAAATGGAAAAATAATAGCATTCTCTTCAAAATCACATTCAATAGGAACGGATCCAAATAAAATAAAAAATATCGTAAGTACATCAGAAACCCTTGGTGCAATATTGAAAATTGAACCCCAAACACTAAAAAAAAAATTGTCCTTAAAAAAAGGGTTCATATATATAAAAAGAAAAATAAAAAGAGAAGAATCTGAATTAATTAAAAGAATTCAATCAGAAGGAAGATTAAAAGACATCGTACTATATCCAGACTATACAAGAATTTATCCATTTAAAGAACTAACAAGCAACATTACAGGTTTTGTTGGAACTGACAATATTGGGCTTACAGGTATTGAACTATCCTTAAATAGCCTATTAAACGAAGATTTGACCAAACAAAAATCTATAAACGAAAAGCTATACACAAATAACATATACTTAACAATAGACATAGACCTGCAAAAAAATATAAATCAAATAGCAAAAAAATACTTTAAAGAAAACCAACCTGAAAACATGATTGCTATAGTAATGGATGCCAAGAATGGAGAAATTTTATCAATGCTTCAACTTCCACAATATGATGCCAATCATTATTCAAATTATCCTAAAGAAATATGGAATAATTTTGCAACCGCTCTCACCTATGAACCTGGAAGTATTAATAAAATTTTTACAGTAGCTATTTTATTAGAGAGTGGATTATTAAAATCAAATGAAAAATTCCTAGATAACGGTATATACCAAAAAAAATTTAAATCAGGTGAAATAGTTACAATAAAAACTCTAAATCCTCCTTATGACTATATCGATCCTAGTGGGATCCTCATTTATTCATCTAATGTAGGAATAGCTCACATTACAGATAAAGTAAGTAACGAATATTTTTATAACAAATTAATAGATTTTGGCTTTGGAGAAAAAGTTGGATTTCCTTTCCCTGGAGAGACAAAAGGCCTCCTAACTCACCATTCAAAATGGTCAGGACGAAGCAAAGCTACAATTGGCTTTGGACAAGAAATAGGAGTATCTGCTATTCAAATATTACAAGCTGCTAGCATACTAAGCAATGATGGAATTATGTTAAAACCTAAAATAATAAAAGAAATAAGTGATGAAGGAGGAAATGTAATTCAAAAATTTCAAAAAGAAGAACTTAAAAAAGTAATATCTACTCATACAGCAAAAGAAGTATTAAAAATGATGCGAGAAGTTGTAAATAAAGGAGGCATACCAAATCTTAAAATGAAAAATTTAAGCATTTCTGCAAAAAGTGGAACTTCTCAGGTAATTGATAAAAATACAGGCAAATATTCAGAAGAAGATTATACATCCTCAATACTTGTAATATATCCTACAGAAAATCCTAAATACATCATATATATTGTATACAGATATCCTAAAAAAATAATATATGGAACACGAATTGCTGCTCCAATGGCAAAAGAAATAATAGAATTAATTGAAAATCAAAATAATAAAAATGCATACAATAAAATTAAAATTTCTCCAAAAATTAGCATACCAAAAGTTACAATTAAACACGAAACAAAGGAAATCCTGCCAAACTTTAAAGGGTTGTCAAAAAGAGATCTGATGCAAATTTTAAAAAACTATACAAACATAAAAATTGAAATCAAAGGCAATGGCTTTGTATATAAACAATCTCATACACCTAATACAAAATTAAAAGATATCAATAAGCTTGAAATAACTCTAAAATAA
- a CDS encoding AMP-binding protein produces the protein MSLVKAFFEIAEKHNSKIAQIYRVSNKDYFKVTYEELKNNVLKFASFLKKMGLGYQDKVFICSENRIEWSVIDFAILALGAVDVPKGTDITPFEAEVIINAVMPNIIIVENLNILDLIMHVNLKIKPIIITIDDLSENDKKRFSDFKIYTYKESLSIGDDARQDVKIIEIVNDISPDDMATIIYTSGTTGEPKGVMLSHANFLYQVSSFSRMVNASEGQIFMCILPIWHSFQRSFSYNIFLKGMTCLFSSIVPRIILDDIKNINPHYLAAVPRLWIAIRHNILKEVSKKSFLARLLFSTFVKVACLYDICHRIVLGLYPNNGFDLLVPIKKFLGILGLVVLFPLRSLGDFLIFKRIRKFLGNNFIVGITGGGSMSLSIVRFFNAIGINLANAYGLTEASPGVASNKYGKLILGTCGKVLPETVAEIRDENGNKLSKPGKGILFIKGPQVMIGYYQDKNATSRVIGPDGFLNTGDIVNLSKDNVVQIIGREKDTIVLNNGENIEPVPIEIKLEESLLIEKAVVVGQDQKFLGALILPNFDEINKYLESIGQKIFDAQNRQQIVANNIVLKAISDEINKLVNRANGFKPFEQILKFVLLEKPFEIGKEMSIKMDVKRNYILDFYRNEIKNLFS, from the coding sequence ATGTCTTTAGTAAAAGCTTTTTTTGAAATTGCTGAAAAGCATAACAGTAAAATTGCACAAATATATAGAGTAAGTAATAAAGATTATTTCAAAGTTACTTATGAGGAGTTAAAGAATAATGTTTTGAAATTTGCATCATTCTTAAAAAAAATGGGCTTGGGATATCAAGATAAAGTATTTATTTGTTCTGAGAATAGAATTGAATGGAGTGTTATAGATTTTGCAATTTTAGCTTTAGGTGCTGTAGATGTTCCAAAAGGAACTGATATTACTCCTTTTGAGGCTGAAGTAATCATTAATGCTGTTATGCCAAATATAATAATAGTGGAAAATCTAAATATTCTTGATTTGATTATGCATGTTAACTTGAAAATTAAGCCTATCATTATTACTATTGACGATTTAAGTGAAAACGATAAAAAACGTTTTAGTGATTTTAAAATTTATACTTATAAAGAGTCTCTTTCAATTGGAGATGATGCAAGACAAGATGTGAAGATTATTGAAATTGTAAATGATATTAGTCCTGATGATATGGCAACAATAATATATACTTCTGGTACCACAGGGGAACCTAAAGGAGTAATGCTTTCTCATGCTAATTTTCTTTATCAGGTATCTAGTTTTAGTCGGATGGTTAATGCTAGTGAGGGACAAATATTTATGTGTATTTTACCAATTTGGCATTCATTTCAGAGATCTTTTTCTTATAATATTTTTCTTAAAGGTATGACTTGTTTATTTTCAAGTATTGTTCCAAGGATTATACTTGATGATATTAAAAATATTAATCCTCATTATCTTGCTGCTGTTCCTAGACTTTGGATTGCAATAAGGCATAATATACTCAAGGAAGTTTCCAAGAAGTCATTTTTAGCAAGATTATTATTTAGTACTTTTGTTAAAGTAGCATGTTTATATGATATTTGTCATAGAATAGTTTTAGGATTATACCCTAATAATGGCTTTGATTTATTGGTACCTATAAAAAAATTTTTAGGAATTTTGGGTTTGGTAGTTTTATTTCCACTTAGAAGTTTGGGAGATTTTCTTATCTTTAAAAGGATAAGAAAATTTTTGGGCAATAATTTTATTGTTGGGATTACTGGTGGGGGCAGTATGTCTTTATCTATTGTTAGATTTTTTAATGCGATTGGCATTAATCTTGCTAATGCTTATGGATTAACAGAGGCATCTCCAGGTGTTGCATCTAATAAGTATGGAAAGTTAATTCTTGGTACTTGTGGTAAAGTGTTGCCTGAAACTGTTGCTGAGATTAGGGATGAAAATGGTAATAAGCTTAGTAAGCCAGGTAAGGGGATTTTATTTATTAAGGGTCCTCAAGTTATGATTGGGTATTATCAAGATAAAAATGCTACTAGTCGGGTTATTGGGCCTGATGGATTTTTAAATACAGGTGATATTGTTAATTTGTCAAAGGATAATGTTGTTCAGATAATAGGGCGAGAAAAAGATACTATTGTTTTAAACAATGGAGAGAATATTGAACCTGTGCCAATTGAAATTAAGCTTGAAGAATCATTATTGATTGAAAAAGCAGTTGTTGTGGGTCAGGATCAAAAATTTTTAGGAGCATTAATTCTTCCTAATTTTGATGAAATAAATAAATATTTAGAGAGCATTGGTCAGAAAATTTTTGATGCTCAAAATAGGCAACAAATTGTTGCAAATAACATTGTCCTTAAAGCTATTAGTGATGAGATAAACAAGCTTGTTAATAGAGCTAATGGATTTAAACCTTTTGAACAAATATTAAAGTTTGTTCTTTTAGAAAAGCCTTTTGAGATAGGTAAAGAGATGTCTATTAAGATGGATGTTAAACGTAATTATATTTTAGATTTTTATAGAAATGAGATAAAAAATTTATTTTCTTAA
- a CDS encoding PG0541 family transporter-associated protein yields the protein MYRVEIISNLSLEFDLHEHINRIENDFGENIYYSQIYDVHGKGRKGKKQGDGVWPGENFILIIYTEKLIVIERLRSIVDILKQEYPTEGIKFFIIGN from the coding sequence GTGTATAGAGTAGAAATAATTTCTAATCTGTCTTTAGAGTTTGATCTTCATGAACATATTAATAGGATAGAAAATGATTTTGGTGAAAATATATATTATTCTCAAATATATGACGTTCATGGTAAAGGAAGAAAGGGTAAAAAGCAAGGTGATGGGGTTTGGCCAGGGGAAAATTTTATTCTTATAATTTATACTGAGAAATTAATTGTTATAGAGAGATTAAGAAGTATTGTTGATATTTTAAAACAAGAATACCCTACTGAAGGAATTAAATTTTTTATTATAGGCAATTAG
- a CDS encoding efflux RND transporter permease subunit, whose product MLIKKVVGRPITMLILFSLLIVISIYAFSRLKMDLLPVVEDNNLAIYTVYDGEGVSAQEIEKTVTSVLESNLGLINNVQTIKSISFKGGSSIYVQFYRGTNVDLALNGIRDAIEVSKSLLPEKARLPKVYRSNPTDLEVLSFVLYADRPLIELKRYVDNIIKPKLGRINGVGSIEVNGGETKRVLVEVSPNRLEAYGLTLSKIAPFILSQNFGFSVGKLLDNDLRYQAQVSGEFSSFKDLGDVVISYKNPSTYVLDGSSLAQIRLRDIANIKMVFDDLQTYVHYNGKPSINISIKKQSDANLVIVSDEIKAEIEKTKLTLPKDISLDVFHDASEFIKKSILSVSNAAYSGALLSLCIIFFFLRSLRATIIIGIAIPFAIVFTFFLMYFADISLNVMSLSGLALSVGMLVDCSIVVIDNIYKYRQKGAKLISSAIFGTQEVMLPIMAATLTSICVFLPMLIFKAELDLIGDFIRDFVFTVVVSLAASLFVAVFLVPVLSSYYVGLYTTFQKPIKNKFIRKVDSFFYGIYLFSEKLYLKLLKYVLIHKIIFSLIVLFSFILSLVLLPFLKVSFLPEIHSSSMNFDFSFPNEKNLEISKFYSDKVLEILKSEIKGYKSIRSSVSPKNFFFSFTFSLEEENSRRLIKEERNIKYKVLERVKNLYPDLIFNTSSERTAYGGGASIDIKIIASDFEYAIGYGKLLVSLLKKQFPKQLVNPKLDIKENLQIEIEIDREKAYSYGISLQELSKEIKSNIDGLLLGKYNQDGINYDIVLKLDRGNIVSLSDLDKMFVMNSAGIKIPISSIVRIKKTKGFDDIVRENQSLVVTLTSNISPNENLALITKNVVDFVTNKVPKKDDILVKFEGEYSSFVKYIQHFIILIFMAILLVFGVMAAQFESLLKPFIILFTIPLTLIGVSLIYFISGEHVSVFTAVGMLMLVGIVVNTGIVLVDYINLLIKRGFSLRESVLEAGRSRFRPILMSALTSIIGLSPLAFSDSSENAFVRSIAFTFIGGMIASTLLTLFFIPMIFEIFSNLSVKNFILFKFFVVIGRINSKKCVKSSLNNDQGANDMDIPKNNIKDKAKTKSNFNNLFIDENED is encoded by the coding sequence ATGTTAATAAAAAAGGTTGTTGGTAGGCCAATAACGATGTTAATATTATTTTCGTTATTGATTGTAATTAGCATTTATGCTTTTTCAAGATTAAAAATGGATTTGCTACCTGTTGTTGAAGACAATAATTTAGCTATTTATACTGTCTATGATGGGGAAGGAGTATCTGCTCAAGAAATTGAAAAGACAGTAACTAGTGTTTTAGAGAGCAATCTGGGCTTAATAAATAATGTGCAAACAATAAAAAGTATTTCTTTTAAAGGTGGTAGCAGTATTTACGTTCAATTTTATCGTGGAACCAATGTAGATTTAGCTCTAAATGGGATAAGGGATGCAATTGAGGTTTCAAAAAGTTTGCTTCCTGAAAAAGCAAGATTACCCAAAGTTTATAGAAGTAATCCAACAGATTTAGAAGTATTATCATTTGTTTTATATGCAGATAGACCCCTTATAGAACTTAAGAGATATGTGGATAATATTATTAAGCCTAAATTGGGAAGGATTAATGGAGTTGGAAGTATAGAGGTTAATGGAGGGGAGACTAAACGAGTTTTAGTTGAGGTTTCTCCAAATAGGTTGGAGGCGTATGGACTTACTTTATCAAAAATAGCGCCGTTTATTTTGTCTCAAAATTTTGGATTTTCAGTTGGTAAGTTATTAGACAATGATTTGCGATATCAAGCACAAGTATCTGGAGAATTTAGTTCGTTTAAGGACTTGGGAGATGTAGTTATTTCTTATAAAAATCCAAGTACTTATGTTTTAGATGGTAGTTCTCTTGCTCAAATTAGATTAAGGGATATTGCAAATATTAAGATGGTCTTTGATGATTTACAAACTTATGTTCATTATAATGGTAAGCCTTCTATTAATATATCTATCAAAAAACAAAGTGATGCAAATTTAGTTATTGTTTCAGATGAAATAAAAGCAGAGATTGAAAAAACAAAGCTTACACTTCCAAAGGATATATCTTTAGATGTTTTTCATGATGCTTCTGAGTTTATTAAAAAGTCTATTTTGTCTGTTTCTAATGCAGCTTATTCTGGTGCATTGCTTTCATTATGCATTATTTTTTTCTTTTTAAGAAGTCTTAGAGCAACTATTATTATTGGAATTGCCATACCATTTGCTATTGTTTTTACTTTTTTTTTAATGTATTTTGCAGATATTTCATTAAATGTTATGAGTCTTTCAGGTCTTGCTTTGAGTGTTGGTATGCTTGTAGATTGCTCTATTGTTGTAATAGATAATATCTATAAATATAGACAAAAAGGAGCCAAACTCATTTCATCTGCTATTTTTGGAACACAAGAAGTGATGTTGCCCATTATGGCTGCAACTTTAACATCAATTTGTGTGTTTCTTCCTATGCTTATTTTTAAGGCTGAATTAGATTTAATAGGTGATTTTATTAGGGATTTTGTTTTTACTGTTGTTGTATCTTTGGCAGCCTCTTTATTTGTTGCAGTTTTTTTAGTTCCCGTTCTTTCAAGTTATTATGTTGGACTTTATACTACTTTTCAAAAACCCATCAAGAATAAATTTATTAGAAAGGTTGATAGTTTTTTTTATGGGATTTATTTGTTTTCTGAAAAGCTTTATCTTAAGTTGCTAAAATATGTTTTAATTCACAAAATAATTTTTTCGCTTATTGTTCTTTTTAGTTTTATTTTAAGTTTGGTTTTATTGCCTTTTTTAAAGGTATCTTTTCTTCCTGAAATTCATTCTTCTTCTATGAATTTTGATTTTAGCTTTCCTAATGAAAAGAACTTGGAAATTTCAAAATTTTATTCAGATAAAGTTTTAGAAATTTTGAAAAGTGAAATTAAAGGTTATAAGAGTATTCGGTCTTCAGTAAGTCCAAAAAATTTTTTCTTTAGCTTCACATTTTCCTTAGAGGAAGAGAATAGTAGAAGACTTATTAAGGAAGAAAGAAATATTAAGTATAAAGTTTTAGAACGTGTTAAAAACCTTTATCCTGACCTTATTTTTAATACTTCATCAGAAAGAACTGCTTATGGTGGTGGTGCTTCTATTGATATTAAAATTATTGCTTCTGATTTTGAGTATGCAATAGGATATGGGAAGTTGTTAGTTAGTCTTTTAAAGAAACAATTTCCCAAACAACTTGTTAATCCCAAGCTTGACATAAAAGAAAATCTTCAGATTGAGATAGAAATAGATCGAGAAAAGGCTTATTCTTATGGAATTAGCCTACAAGAGCTTTCAAAAGAGATTAAGAGTAATATTGATGGACTTTTATTAGGAAAATATAATCAAGACGGAATAAATTATGATATTGTTCTTAAGCTTGATAGAGGCAATATTGTTAGTTTGAGTGATTTGGATAAAATGTTTGTTATGAATTCAGCTGGTATTAAAATTCCTATATCTTCAATAGTGAGGATTAAGAAAACAAAAGGATTTGATGATATTGTAAGGGAAAATCAATCTTTAGTAGTTACACTTACATCAAATATTTCTCCAAATGAAAATCTAGCTTTGATTACAAAAAATGTAGTAGATTTTGTAACTAATAAGGTTCCCAAAAAGGATGATATTTTAGTTAAGTTTGAAGGAGAATACAGCTCATTTGTGAAGTATATACAGCATTTTATAATACTAATTTTTATGGCTATTTTGCTTGTATTTGGAGTTATGGCAGCACAATTTGAGTCTCTATTAAAGCCATTCATTATCCTTTTTACAATACCATTAACATTAATAGGTGTTTCACTGATTTATTTTATATCAGGAGAACATGTTTCTGTTTTTACTGCTGTTGGTATGCTTATGCTTGTTGGGATTGTTGTTAATACAGGTATTGTGCTTGTAGATTACATTAATTTATTGATTAAAAGGGGATTTAGTCTTAGAGAATCTGTGCTTGAAGCAGGTCGTTCTAGATTTAGACCAATTTTAATGTCTGCCTTAACATCAATAATTGGGCTATCTCCTCTTGCGTTCTCAGATTCAAGTGAGAATGCTTTTGTAAGATCAATTGCTTTTACCTTTATTGGTGGAATGATTGCTAGTACGTTATTGACTTTATTTTTTATTCCTATGATTTTTGAAATTTTTTCTAATCTTTCTGTAAAGAATTTCATTCTTTTTAAATTTTTTGTTGTTATTGGCAGAATTAATTCTAAAAAATGTGTTAAGAGTTCTTTAAATAACGATCAAGGCGCAAATGACATGGATATTCCCAAAAATAATATTAAGGACAAAGCTAAGACTAAGAGTAATTTTAATAATCTTTTTATTGATGAGAATGAAGACTAG
- a CDS encoding efflux RND transporter periplasmic adaptor subunit: MYFIFNIRFYLKHFLFFLILLSLLLDFSCSKNAINDGLQEDISIPSNSNKSSNKFPVILIKAQRGILSNYLTLNGDIDTKVKSEVFPSVMGKIVSLNIKLGDYVKKGQVIAVLDPSKPGSFYLKSSVITPISGYVLSVNCKIEETVRPQKSIALIGKIDTIQIKTHISEKYVLDVKVGSDAVIELQSYPNEKFKAKVSEVSPILDFKSRTAAVYLEPIGNNKNKMIIGMFAKIKLITNHLKNAVKIPRRAFVEREGKLCVFKLNKAKKTVERVFPIIDFEVDDIASIKEGVNADDLIVIEGISSLSDGVGVDIVDIQDGLAVEDNV; the protein is encoded by the coding sequence TTGTATTTTATTTTTAATATTCGATTTTATTTAAAACATTTTTTATTTTTTTTAATTTTATTATCTTTGTTATTGGATTTTTCTTGTAGTAAGAATGCTATTAATGATGGTTTACAAGAAGATATTAGTATCCCTTCTAATTCCAATAAGTCTTCTAATAAATTTCCAGTTATTCTTATTAAAGCCCAAAGGGGGATTTTGAGTAATTATCTTACTTTAAATGGAGATATAGATACGAAAGTTAAATCCGAGGTTTTCCCAAGTGTTATGGGTAAAATAGTGTCTCTTAACATTAAGCTTGGAGATTATGTAAAAAAAGGACAAGTAATTGCAGTACTTGATCCCTCAAAACCGGGTTCTTTTTATTTAAAAAGTTCAGTGATAACCCCAATTTCTGGATATGTTTTATCTGTTAATTGTAAAATTGAAGAAACAGTTAGACCTCAAAAAAGTATAGCTTTAATAGGTAAAATAGATACAATTCAGATTAAGACTCATATTTCTGAGAAATATGTTTTGGATGTTAAGGTTGGTAGTGATGCTGTTATTGAGCTTCAATCTTATCCGAATGAAAAATTTAAAGCAAAAGTTTCAGAAGTATCCCCTATTTTGGATTTTAAGAGTCGTACTGCTGCAGTATATCTTGAACCTATAGGAAATAATAAAAATAAAATGATTATTGGTATGTTTGCCAAGATCAAGCTTATTACTAATCATTTAAAAAATGCGGTCAAAATTCCAAGACGTGCATTTGTTGAGCGAGAAGGTAAACTTTGTGTATTTAAGTTAAATAAAGCTAAAAAAACCGTTGAAAGAGTCTTTCCGATAATAGATTTCGAGGTAGATGATATTGCCTCTATTAAAGAAGGTGTTAATGCTGATGATTTAATTGTTATTGAGGGTATTTCTTCTCTTTCTGATGGAGTTGGTGTAGATATAGTGGACATTCAAGATGGACTTGCTGTTGAAGACAATGTTTAA
- a CDS encoding TolC family protein has translation MQISVENAVRMALNNGLDIKNAEYEEKIKKLHRDTAWNIFIPNLNISTSFSGPQFFMSNLVSSSPWQLGFGISANFLISASDFSKIKLAILNYEAFKLNREKVIQNIKLTVLKTYNKLIAFKNIFEVLKSQLENSRIKFEQASIAYKNGIISEIDYLDAKLKYSKSQPDLDQHIIEFEGIKEKFKLLLGLDVAQDFETIGELSDEILDVSLFDKIVNFNESLDLKKLNGSAQIMKAMLHSIWLDTFLPKFSFSVSYSPGGVSFSNGFSNFSNQGFQVSLGLTYSLSETLPFSKSFAGIWEQDYRLHILDNQIKNKIREFKSNIIQKRKSVRLYKSILDNSKINLEISKKNYQMAFKAFNKGTLELVKLNDIETSYKQSDLQFIKDKLNYANIILEYKELIGELDS, from the coding sequence ATGCAAATATCGGTTGAAAATGCTGTTCGTATGGCTTTAAATAACGGTTTAGATATTAAAAATGCTGAGTACGAAGAAAAAATAAAAAAATTACATCGAGATACTGCTTGGAATATTTTTATTCCAAATTTAAATATTAGTACAAGTTTTTCAGGTCCTCAATTTTTTATGTCTAATTTAGTAAGTAGTTCACCTTGGCAGTTAGGTTTTGGTATTTCTGCTAATTTTTTAATATCTGCATCTGATTTTAGTAAAATTAAGCTTGCTATTCTTAATTATGAGGCTTTTAAACTTAACAGGGAAAAAGTTATTCAAAACATTAAGTTAACTGTTCTTAAAACATATAATAAATTAATAGCTTTCAAAAATATTTTTGAAGTTTTGAAAAGTCAGCTTGAAAATAGCAGAATTAAATTTGAGCAAGCAAGTATTGCTTATAAGAATGGGATTATTTCTGAAATAGATTATCTTGATGCTAAATTAAAGTATAGCAAGTCTCAACCTGATTTAGATCAGCACATTATTGAGTTTGAAGGGATAAAAGAAAAATTTAAATTATTATTAGGATTAGATGTTGCTCAAGATTTTGAGACTATAGGAGAATTATCAGATGAAATATTAGATGTTTCATTATTTGATAAAATAGTAAATTTTAATGAGTCTTTGGACTTGAAAAAGTTAAATGGTTCTGCTCAAATTATGAAAGCTATGCTTCATAGTATTTGGTTAGATACTTTCTTGCCAAAATTTTCATTTTCAGTGTCTTATTCTCCTGGGGGTGTTTCTTTTAGTAATGGTTTTAGTAATTTTTCCAATCAGGGTTTTCAAGTTTCTTTGGGATTAACTTATAGTTTGAGTGAAACTTTACCATTTTCAAAGAGTTTTGCAGGAATATGGGAGCAAGATTATCGGTTACATATTTTAGATAATCAAATAAAAAATAAGATTCGTGAATTTAAATCTAATATTATTCAGAAGCGTAAAAGTGTAAGACTATATAAATCTATTTTAGATAATTCCAAGATAAATTTGGAAATATCTAAAAAGAATTATCAGATGGCTTTTAAGGCTTTTAATAAAGGTACCTTAGAACTTGTGAAATTAAATGACATCGAGACTTCCTATAAACAGAGTGATTTGCAATTTATAAAAGATAAACTAAATTATGCCAATATAATACTTGAATATAAGGAGTTAATAGGTGAATTAGATAGTTGA
- the yidD gene encoding membrane protein insertion efficiency factor YidD codes for MNILTKLLLVPNLVLILLIKIYQQTFSKIIGFQCIYKPSCSNYALECLKQYNIITASILITLRLIRCNALFKGGFETISIQNPILNSLKEFKKRLIK; via the coding sequence ATGAATATCTTAACGAAACTTTTACTAGTGCCTAACTTGGTACTTATATTATTAATTAAAATATATCAACAAACTTTTTCCAAAATTATTGGCTTTCAGTGCATATACAAACCCAGTTGTTCAAATTACGCATTAGAATGTCTAAAACAATACAACATCATAACAGCTTCAATTCTAATTACACTAAGACTCATTAGATGCAATGCACTATTTAAAGGGGGTTTTGAAACAATATCAATTCAAAATCCAATATTAAATTCATTAAAGGAATTTAAAAAAAGATTAATCAAATAA
- a CDS encoding glycine betaine ABC transporter substrate-binding protein: MRVLLISVFISLILILFSCDKDDSLNNNNSKNLKLIKIAYVNWIGETVATNIMKVVFEKIGYKAEIFPVTTSVMYQYLALGQVDGMVSAWVPTADKFYYEKFKDKFVDLGANYEGTLQGFVVPSYVTISSIVELKGRGSEFKNRIVGIDAGAGTQLSVEKTLNIYGLDKEYELVSSSESVMLSSLESAIKRKEWILVPLWKPHWAFAEYDIKFLDDPLLAMGGPESIHSLVRIGLKEDDPDAYYLFDNFYWNDDLLLPLIEKNYKKSGHEYRNAVEFVDIHKNYVKNWVPDKYKILFD, from the coding sequence ATAAGTTTGATTTTAATTTTATTTTCTTGTGATAAGGATGATAGTCTTAATAATAATAACTCCAAAAATTTGAAATTAATAAAGATTGCTTATGTTAATTGGATAGGAGAAACAGTTGCTACTAATATTATGAAAGTTGTTTTTGAAAAAATAGGATATAAAGCTGAGATATTTCCTGTTACAACATCTGTAATGTATCAGTATTTAGCACTCGGACAGGTAGATGGTATGGTGTCTGCATGGGTTCCTACGGCTGATAAATTTTATTATGAAAAATTTAAAGATAAATTTGTCGATCTTGGCGCTAATTATGAGGGTACATTACAAGGGTTTGTAGTGCCAAGTTATGTAACAATATCAAGTATTGTTGAGCTTAAAGGTAGAGGTTCTGAGTTTAAAAATAGAATTGTAGGAATAGATGCAGGAGCTGGAACACAACTTTCTGTTGAAAAGACACTTAATATTTATGGTTTAGATAAAGAATATGAACTTGTTTCTTCAAGTGAAAGCGTAATGCTTTCAAGTTTAGAGTCTGCTATTAAAAGAAAGGAGTGGATTTTAGTTCCTTTATGGAAGCCCCATTGGGCATTTGCCGAATATGACATTAAATTTTTAGATGATCCTTTATTGGCAATGGGAGGGCCTGAGAGTATTCATTCTCTTGTTAGAATTGGACTTAAGGAGGATGATCCTGATGCTTATTATTTGTTTGATAATTTTTATTGGAATGATGACTTATTGTTGCCTTTAATAGAGAAAAATTATAAAAAATCTGGACACGAATATAGGAATGCTGTTGAATTTGTTGATATTCATAAAAATTATGTTAAAAATTGGGTTCCAGATAAATATAAAATCTTATTTGATTAA